In Castor canadensis chromosome 6, mCasCan1.hap1v2, whole genome shotgun sequence, the genomic window AAGTTTTTCCATTAAAAGATGGggtattttccacttttttttttaatttaatttatttgaagtGAAAGAAACTGGAGGTGTGTGAAAAACCACAGTTTCCTGGGAATTTTCCATGGCAAACATTGTGTCAGTTTTAAATAGGGAAAGCTGTGGATTCCTTCATACCTCCTAATATGAAGTCTCTTCATACAGGTGTAAAAACTGTTCATACTAACTACTTAGTAGTTAAATTTAAGTATTTGTGTTCCTCTTATATATCTCCATAACATTTTCAGTCTCTCAGGTGAAATTCATCACATTGTGCCTTGGGTTAGtcatttatacatttatcttaacctttaactttttaaattagagCCACATTGTAACCTTCAAGATGGTCTTGGGCAGTggagtggtaagagcacctgcctagcaagcataagaccttgagttcaaacccagtaccaccaaaaagaaaaaaaaagatgatcttTACATTGTCATGTGTAAAAAGATAGTTTCACATATAAGGGCTCATTAACTATAGAGAGGTGGTACTTTGAAAGAGCATGAGGGcaatgaggagggaaaggaatgAAGTCTGTCTTAGGAGGACTGCCCTACTCAGTTCCAAGTTCCGGTACTTCACCCACTGCTGCTGAGCAACATGCAGACATTATTTCAATGCAGCAAAGACCCAAAACAGTCAAAAGGAGAAACCAATTTGCTTcacatgcttttttcttttttaaatgtttatatatgaCTTCTTTCCAAAAAAGATTTGAAGTGGGCTTTCTATAATTTTAGTGTAAAAATTTTGCATTTGGAATTGAGTCACAAATGAAAGAAAGTTACCTTAAATGGCTTAAAAAAAGCTTGTTGGGAATATTGCACTGAATTCAGAAACTTGATTTTGAGTTCCCACTTGTTCCTAACTGTCTAGGTAATCTTGAAGTTAAGTCTAGACTTGGAAAGGTCTTTGGCTTATTTTCCCATTAGTTCTTATTAATGTTTAAAACTTAAAGCATTTtctaagcagatactttaaagcaactgaggccaataggagaaggggaccagaaactagagaaaaggttagttcaagaagaattaacttagaaggtaacaacacacatgcacaggaaatcaatgcgagttaactccctatatagctatccttatctcaactagcaaaaaccctatattgcttatactctcttttcaacaaaattagagataagggcaaaataatttctgccgtagcgagggggtagggggaaaggggggggtggggaacaggggagaaatgacccaaacattttatgcacatatgaataaaataaaaattaaagaaaaataataataaaaaaaaattttaagtattttctaagaataaaacttttaagaataaaattaaagaaaggtttaaaattaaaattgagcttaagaataaaattaaagaaggcttaaaatgttaaattttaccttttttacataggaagattttaaaactttattgaagTAATTGCCATAGTTTAGTAAAATCTTTAATTAGTACTTACAAAGCATATAACTGATGTGTATATCAATAAGTTTTTCTACTGACAGTATTTTTGCCCATTAGAGTATTTTCCTACCTCAAAATTACAAGCAACTCAAATTTGGGAACCAGTTAACAGGccatcaaaaataaagatgaatttcTAAAACTAGCTAGCAGCTAGataaataaggaatttgaagagCCACCTGTATCTAAAAGATTTATATGCATATAACTTCTACAGTGTGTTCTGATGTTTATGGAGCCTTgatgaaataattttcaattcAATAAAACTTTCATTCTCATTATTATAACTTGCTATAATAAAAGTACTTGAGTATAACTTCAGCTTTTCCTTCTAGGCTGACAATTTAGATATGCTTCAGAAAGTCATCCATAGTATTCTTATTTTTGGTTGTTGACCCACTGCAAAGATTCTGCAAAGGAAAAGGCTTAAATTTTTGAAGTTTGCATTTTAACTAGAGTTGCCTTGTCACTAGCTTTGTGACTTCAGACAGGTTATCTACTATCTCTAgctcatattttttctcatttatgtaATGAGCCCTTACAGATCAGACATTCTGGTGAGCCATTTTAGTCAACCTTCAAAGTCATTATTGCATTGGATGAAAATGATAGGGCTCATCTCTTCAGTGTTATGTTACCAAAAAAATAGGTGTTTTATGTACCCTCTCCCAATTAGCAAGATTTTTATGCTCTGTCtgtattgtattattttttggtgttttcttAAGTAATCTTAACTGACATTTTTTACTTTAAGTATACCAGGAGTAGTTCATTGTCTTAAAATGTTTGGCCATGGTATATTGTTGGCTCACTTTTTCAGATTTCTAGTTTATAAAGTTAGAAACAGTAAGAACTTTTGAGGTATCTATACCCAAATACCATTATACTACAAAGGAGATAGAACACATACCTTCAAGACAACATTTTTGTTAAACATATTCCCCtggatgtggctcagtagtagagcacttgcctaacgcATGCAAGACCCTGGGCTTGATCCTATTTAgcacagccacaaaaaaaaaaaaaatccccaggtAGATAAATAAGAACTTAAAAAGCTATTAATTTTCAACCTGTTGTTTGTGAAACAGGATTATATTTCTACctatgaaaaaatattattttagccACTGTTAAGAGCATGAGTACTGCCCCACAGTATAAACTCTGTTTTGTATTTATAGCTATTCAAAACTTGCCCAGAGGCACAAAATGTGTTCTCTGATGTAGAGTCATTACAGGAAGCCAAATGTCCACACCTCATCCTTTTCCTGAATAAACCACATTTTCATCAAATATTAGCAGCTGAACTAAGAAGCATAAAGCATCAGAATGTTTCATATCTTCCTTAAAATAACTACCCTTTTAACAAAGTACTTATTAATAGAatagtatattatttttatttgcaggtATTATTgttgtctttaaaaacaaattgcaTATAATTACGCAATCTAAAACTATtgtatacataattttaaataattgctcaattttatgtatgtacatatttcGTAGAGTGTGGCTCAAAGCAAAGGacaacagatacaaaatggagactgaGATGCCAAACTTTCCTCTTGTTACTACTTAATTCATGAACCCAAGTAAGGAgttagtgcttttcagcaaaagcagtttaagcacctcttatacAATCAGAAATGAGCTTGTGTTGGTCCAGGTGAGAAGTGTTGGTAATTTGATCAAAGGTAGGAAGCATAGAAACGGTGAGAAGTAACTGGTTCTGAGTGAATTTTACTGATAGAACCACAGGATTTGCTGAGGAATTTATTAAGAAGGAGAAATATGGTGAAAGTATCCTTCAAGTTTTAGGCTTGAGTAACCAGAAGAAAACATACAGTAAGATAGGAAAGACTAGGGGAGAGGCAGGTTTGAGAGGAAAATCAGTTCTGTTTGTCTTGGATTTGGGAAACTACGGGTtgggaaaagaatttaaatttaccaagatggagaagaggaaaaaaaaagatttattagcATGCCATTGAAAGGGGATAGAATGGTGGGTGGCTATGCAAAGGAGCATTACCAAGAGTAAGTTTTATACCTTAGGTTAAGCCATTTTTGATTGGCTGTCTCCCTTCCTATGGACAATActgattggttgtctcttcctcattcatggtttgaatttcatgCTGAGAACATCTCTGCAAGCTTAGATTTTATTTCTGCATTCCATCTGGGCCCCGCAGCAGCTCTGATGCATCCCCCATCCCcccattccttctattccttggtATTCCTTTGTCtgccatgtttccttaaaatggtGACCTCCTTCACCATTTTGGACATGTCAAATATATGTCAGTTATGTTTCTGGATATCATTCTTAGGCCCAAATTGGAGCTGAAGGCAGAAATTTGGAAATTGTAGCCACATAGAATAATTGGAGTAATTAGCCTATGTCATGTCTTTTCTAATTTACAATTACATTAAATATTGCATATTAATCTGTTCCCATTCAGTcatcatcaaatatttataacCTGTTGGGTATGAGCCAGGTACTGTGTTAAGTTCTGAGAATGCAGCAGTGATAGTAGACATTCAAAATATGAACATATAGCATTAGATCATTCCCAGGTCTAGGTTTGCATTAAATAGGACTTCAACTATTCCAATCATCATAACTTCTCTGTATCACCCAAATTAGCACTAATATGTTTATTTGATTCTTCCATATTAAAGTAGTCTTCATTAGATCACTTAAGCTATTTGAAAACAGaagtcatattttttttccaagtttatCACATATGGTGTCTAGTACAATTCTggaaacattaaatattaaagaatttttattaattGATTATATGATTTTTTGAATTGCTCAGAAGCAGTAATATTTTTgccaattttatctttttctttagcATAGATTGTACAGATAACTTGAGAATATTAGTAAGTCTTTCCCTAACTCTAATTTTAAAAGATTGGTATCTTTCGTTTCATTCACTTCCAGTAGTGCCAAGTTATTTTTAgccctatatatttttttcaatttgcaGCCAGATTCTACTGCGACTGAAAGAGCAATTGCCAGACTAGCAGTGCACCCTCTTCTGAAGAAGAAAATAGATGTGCTGAAAGGTATGAATGAAATGACTCAAGCCAGTGTGCCTAATGTATTGGCATATGTGACTTTGGATAAATGGctattcatttgtttcaagaattGTCCTTTCCACTCTTGAGAATATTTGCTATcataaacataaatttatttcaaatatttacaaatatgggGAGTATCCTACAGATACGGAGAGTGATATTTGGAAAACACTGAATTTGTACATTTCCTTAAATATTATCATGTatcatgtataatatatacaatatgtattttatagctaggcactggtggctcatgcctataatcctagctactcaggaggcagagatagaaggattgtggttcaaagccagcccaggcaaacagattGTGAAACCATGTCTaggaaaaaacacttcacaaaaaagggctggtggaggggctcaagtggtaaagcgccgcCTGCCTACTAAGCGtgtgaccctgggttcaaaccccagtatcagaaAAAATTATATAAGCCATATTTTATGCCTAATATACACATAATTGAGTTGAATATAGTCATTCTAAACATTGATAAAGATCATTGCTTTTGATCTTGCCTCTGCCatgattttgtgtatatattataaaatacttaTAGAATGAAACATTTTTGTCACAGattagtgtttatttttaatgtctggAAACAAAGTAATTCCATGCATTATTACCACAGAAGGTagttgctgttttattttatttatttgcattcacTGACTTTTTAACTGTTCTTTATAATTCAAAGACATGAAGAAagggtgatttttcttttcatttggcaGTTTAAAATGGTTATATCTGAGCACATCCCATTAGTTTGGTTTTTGGGAAGTCAAAATATTTCTCTGTGAATTCAAacccattttatatatttaataaaaattccaATTGTCCTCCtaaatcttttcaaataatttaagaaatgctGTATTGAAATAGTGATGTTTTTATGTTTCAATGCTGAAAGAAGTCATGCACTATTTTTCTTGCAGCTGCTGTCCAAGCCTTTAAAGATGCAAGACAAAATGCTCCTGACATTGAGTCATCAAAGAATACTTCAGAAGAAAATCATTCTCAGGACACTTCGTGTTCAAATGACAATGCAAGTGAATTACAGCAGCGTGGGAGAACTGTTATCAGTGAGCAAAAATGGAAAGATGCCAAAATACTGGCAAAGAAACCACTAAGTGATACAAAAGAAAAAACGTGCAAGATGCAACATGGAGCCAAAGCAGTGGACATTCCAAATGCTCCATCAAAGCTTTCAGGAAATCAGAAGACACTTGCTAACccagaaattaaaacattaagtcaaaccacaaaaaagaaggggTCTGATAGCTCTCTTGGTAACAGTGAAAGTGAGGAAGAATTCTCTGAAGAGGAAAAGGAGTACTTTGATGACAGCACAGAAGAAAGGTTCTATAAACAATCGTCCATGTCCGAGGATAGTGACAGTGGTGACGACTTCTTCATTGGGAAAGTCAAGCAGACACGAAAGAAGGAAAGTAGTTCCCATTCTTCAGCTAAGGAACAAAAACCCTTCCAAAACATGTTACCCACAGAAGATGCATATGAAGACCACTGGgatgtgagaaatgagaaaagtaaGCCACTTGCAGAAGCCAGGAAGTTAGAATCAGTGTTTTTCCACTCTTTATCTGGCTCTAAAAGTTGTAGAAGGTAATGATActttttttattctgaaataattattcttaatttttttaaagatatgaaatATCTACATATCCTAGCCATAAGGGAAGAAAATATCTCCATGCATAATTCCAGTTTATACAGCCCATCCTGTTGCTCTACTAGGCCCTCTTAACTTTACAGTGGGTGACATATATAAATGTGCATATGGTGATGCCACCTCTGTGCAGCTTCATGAAATGAGACATTGGAGCCAAATAGCGTGCCtagttaatttgtttttattcctttagtTACCAGACTTAAAACTGAATTCTTTTTTGATgaaaaactttgaaatttttttacatAACAACTTTCTGAAACGGATATGGTGAgcggttttgtttcattttgttttgttttggtttggtggctctgggatttgaacttagaacctcctgcttgataggcaggctcctgcttgagccatgccggcagtctgttttgttctggttattttggagatgggagcttGTGAGCTATTTGttctgactggccttgaaccgcaactctcccaatcttagcctcccagtagctaggattacaggatcgAGCCACTGGCACTCCgttataaatttttcttcatttataaatcaCAACACTATCTCTCCCACCAAATATAAGTCTTAATTTGTGTTATATGTGATTCACGCTTCCTGAGAGAAGACTTGAAATTCTTTATATAGCAAGTAGTCCCCAAGAACAGAGACAAACACAATAgattactagagtttgaactcagggctttacagttgctaggccagcactctaccacttgatgtCATACCCCCtgaccctttttgtttttaggtatTCTTATTCAGGAAGGGTCTCATGCTTTAGGCCTGGCAACCTCAGACCTCGGTGCCCTCTCTGTGCCCCCTGGGTAGTTAGGATTctaagtgtgaaccaccatgcctggcttgtttgttgagatgggtatCTCACTAACTTTCCACAGGTTGACCTTAAATCCCTATCCTCCAGATTTATAtgttctgagtagctgggattctgtAATCCAGTACCTACttatgtgagccactgtgcctggcagattacttttaagttataaacagaAGTCCCTGTGAGGTTGGAGACAGGAAAACTCCTTAATAATAAGTCCAAAGTTATATTGGAATTAAACAGACATTTGACGTAGCTAaaacctgagttcatttattgaaTGTATGATAGTCCCGTCATGAATGAGTTTTATCATCTATTTCATCGTGCCATGTtcttaaaatctttaaaagatcaattatcttttaaatgtcataatggtgtttttcttcttttagggaTTATCGGGAACAAGCGCCAAAAAGTAAAATCTCAGGTATGTATTAATGGTTGCTGACTTCCATATGCAAATAACCAGTACCTCACCAGATCGAAGGATGAACAAGTGTAATTGCTTAATAATTGGAAACAATATCTTATAATTATCAATGTAATTGTGTAAGTTTTTATTgtcttattgtttgttt contains:
- the Srfbp1 gene encoding serum response factor-binding protein 1 — its product is MAQQGTLNLNNEVVKMRKEVKRIRVLVIRKLVRSLSRLKSKKGTEEALLKNQRRAQRLLEEIHAMKELKPDVVTKSALGDDIDFEKVCKKPDSTATERAIARLAVHPLLKKKIDVLKAAVQAFKDARQNAPDIESSKNTSEENHSQDTSCSNDNASELQQRGRTVISEQKWKDAKILAKKPLSDTKEKTCKMQHGAKAVDIPNAPSKLSGNQKTLANPEIKTLSQTTKKKGSDSSLGNSESEEEFSEEEKEYFDDSTEERFYKQSSMSEDSDSGDDFFIGKVKQTRKKESSSHSSAKEQKPFQNMLPTEDAYEDHWDVRNEKSKPLAEARKLESVFFHSLSGSKSCRRDYREQAPKSKISENELQIKNLFKKHAQRGLENTKQQLHLPLHPSWEASRRRKEQQSKITVFQGKKITFDD